One genomic window of Saccopteryx bilineata isolate mSacBil1 chromosome 4, mSacBil1_pri_phased_curated, whole genome shotgun sequence includes the following:
- the ZNF770 gene encoding zinc finger protein 770 translates to MMAENNFKTLNIEQCLVANKIPRNRPYICNICFKHFETPSKLARHYLIHTGQKPFECDVCHKTFRQLVHLERHQLTHNLPFKCNICQRHFKNLKTFMKHQHLHNETYQNDTKQAKRLLEAKQEKPVYGMHRTFSTDERWALHPCSKSDPAYSPIKKRKNIHTCAICSKMFPSQSKLDRHVLIHTGQKPFKCALCSKSFRQSTHLKIHQLTHSEERPFQCCFCQKGFKIQSKLLKHKQIHTRNKTFQTLSLKAKSPESCPLSNKLNVKQDGFESGDTGESEENNQLDVHSIYIVPFQCPECEECFESEQIFNGHKCFPARSSRIPSSFKRNLNYKTIVKKILAKHKCVGSKKLDNFRSEKKVFRNGFLKNCDLISGEQSLEQTHRKFEGSLGTHGTYKTVGNKKKKTLSFPYSWQKHLQSQNMGKNLKGILTTENMFTMDNTANNKDISVYGSSGEEFFDNYELLQYGFSVPSENMHTRHKMCPCDKCEKVFPSISKLQRHYLIHTGQRPFGCNVCGKSFRQSAHLKRHKLTHIEKIPYRRNLCQVEFDNLSKLFIHPGDVNYSASQQCQTLGFQKCEVSESDKISEINVKTESEDFIPGTHCRNRQPYLYSALLQSEQSHHSHHSYSRHTERNDGLLYQCSVCSKSFRSPSKLERHYLIHAGQKPFECSVCGKTFRQAPHWKRHQLTHFKEQPQEKAVVLNSVL, encoded by the coding sequence ATGATggctgaaaacaattttaaaacactaaataTTGAACAGTGTTTGGTAGccaacaaaatacctagaaacAGGCCATATATTTGCAATATTTGCTTCAAGCACTTTGAAACACCATCAAAATTAGCTAGGCATTATCTCATTCATACTGGTCAGAAGCCATTTGAATGTGATGTGTGTCACAAAACCTTTAGGCAACTAGTTCATCTGGAGAGACATCAACTAACTCATAATCTGCCTTTTAAGTGTAATATTTGTCAACGCCATTTCAAAAATCTGAAGACGTTTATGAAGCACCAACACCTTCACAATGAAACCTACCAGAATGATACTAAACAGGCCAAAAGATTGTTAGAGGCCAAGCAAGAAAAGCCAGTGTATGGAATGCATCGTACTTTTTCCACAGATGAGAGATGGGCATTACACCCGTGTAGTAAGTCTGATCCTGCCTACAGccctataaagaaaagaaagaatattcacACATGTGCAATCTGCAGCAAGATGTTTCCATCACAATCAAAACTCGATAGGCATGTACTTATTCACACTGGTCAGAAGCCTTTTAAATGTGCCCTGTGCAGTAAATCTTTTCGACAGTCAACTCATTTAAAAATCCACCAACTCACACATTCAGAAGAAAGACCTTTTCAGTGTTGTTTCTGTCAAAAAGGATTTAAGATTCAAAGCAAACTTCTGAAGCATAAACAAATACATACCAGGAATAAGACTTTTCAGACTCTTTCATTAAAAGCGAAGAGTCCGGAATCATGCCCTCTGtctaataaattaaatgtaaagcAGGATGGTTTTGAAAGTGGTGATACAGGCGAATCCGAGGAGAATAATCAGCTTGATGTCCACTCTATTTATATCGTTCCTTTTCAATGTCCAGAGTGTGAAGAGTGTTTTGAATCAGAGCAGATTTTCAATGGACACAAGTGTTTTCCTGCCAGAAGTAGCAGAATTCCAAGCAGTTTCAAAAGAAACCTCAACTATAAAACCATTGTTAAAAAAATCTTGGCAAAGCATAAATGTGTCGGGAGTAAGAAATTAGATAATTTTAGATCTGAGAAAAAAGTATTTAGAAATGGTTTCTTGAAAAATTGTGATCTTATTTCTGGTGAGCAGAGCCTTGAACAAACCCATAGAAAATTTGAGGGTTCTCTTGGCACACACGGAACATATAAGACAGTCggcaataaaaagaagaaaacattgtcTTTCCCATATTCTTGGCAAAAGCACTTACAGAGCCAAAATATGGGGAAAAACTTGAAAGGTATCCTTACAACAGAAAACATGTTCACTATGGATAATACAGCGAATAATAAAGACATATCAGTCTATGGTTCTTCAGGTGAGGAATTCTTTGATAACTATGAATTGCTTCAATATGGTttttcagttccaagtgaaaacaTGCATACAAGACATAAGATGTGTCCTTGTGACAAATGTGAGAAAGTATTTCCTTCTATTTCCAAACTACAAAGACACTATTTAATTCATACTGGACAGAGACCTTTTGGCTGTAATGTTTGTGGGAAATCTTTTAGACAGTCAGCTCACttaaaaagacataaattaaCTCATATTGAAAAGATTCCGTATAGAAGAAATCTTTGCCAAGTAGAATTTGACAATTTGAGCAAACTTTTCATTCATCCGGGTGATGTTAACTATAGTGCTTCCCAACAATGCCAGACTCTTGGTTTTCAAAAATGTGAGGTCTCAGAATcagataaaatatcagaaataaatgttAAGACAGAATCAGAGGATTTCATTCCTGGTACCCACTGTAGGAACAGGCAGCCTTATCTCTACAGTGCACTTCTGCAATCAGAGCAGAGCCATCATAGTCATCATAGTTATTCAAGACATACTGAGAGGAATGATGGCCTTCTTTACCAGTGCAGTGTTTGTTCTAAAAGTTTTAGATCTCCATCTAAACTGGAAAGACACTATCTAATTCATGCAGGGCAGAAGCCATTTGAATGCTCAGTTTGTGGCAAAACATTCAGACAGGCCCCTCACTGGAAGAGACATCAACTTACTCACTTTAAGGAACAACCACAAGAAAAAGCGGTTGTCTTAAATTCAGTTCTGTAA